The Edaphobacter sp. 12200R-103 genome contains a region encoding:
- a CDS encoding CoA-binding protein: MNEPEVIRQMLGQPPSDPRTIAVIGLSENPGRPSHYVSQYMQQHGYRILPINPQVESVLGERSCTSLAALPLRPDIVNVFRLPQFIPAIVDEMLQLGLKNLWIQQGIVNPEAAQKAEAGGIHVVMDRCIMIEHRRARLA, from the coding sequence ATGAACGAACCTGAAGTGATCCGCCAGATGCTGGGTCAGCCGCCCTCCGACCCGCGCACCATTGCTGTCATCGGGCTCTCTGAAAATCCCGGCAGGCCCAGCCACTATGTCTCGCAGTACATGCAGCAGCACGGATACCGCATCCTGCCGATCAATCCGCAGGTCGAATCTGTGCTTGGCGAGCGTTCCTGCACCTCGCTGGCAGCTCTGCCTCTCCGGCCGGATATCGTGAATGTCTTTCGGCTGCCGCAATTTATTCCAGCTATCGTTGACGAGATGCTTCAGCTTGGATTGAAGAACCTCTGGATTCAGCAGGGGATCGTCAATCCAGAGGCTGCACAGAAGGCCGAAGCCGGCGGCATTCATGTGGTCATGGATCGTTGCATCATGATCGAACACCGACGGGCCAGGCTTGCCTGA
- a CDS encoding DinB family protein yields MAKTPENPGTDELIRQLRDLLNGGQAHATFEDAVKDFPEEHRGVVPEGLPYSAWQLVEHIRIAQRDILEFSAPPTGGYQPKAWPEDYWPESPKPSSTHAWEASIAAIRKDREAFEELLSRPGADLYKPFRWGEGQNLLREALLTADHNAYHVGEIIMVRRLLGIWHK; encoded by the coding sequence ATGGCAAAGACACCCGAGAATCCGGGAACAGACGAACTCATTCGCCAGCTTAGGGATCTTCTCAACGGAGGGCAGGCGCACGCAACCTTCGAGGATGCCGTCAAAGACTTTCCTGAAGAGCATCGTGGCGTCGTTCCCGAGGGGCTGCCGTACTCTGCCTGGCAGCTGGTCGAGCACATCCGCATCGCCCAGCGCGACATCCTGGAGTTCAGCGCGCCTCCAACAGGAGGCTACCAGCCCAAGGCCTGGCCAGAAGATTATTGGCCGGAGTCTCCAAAACCGTCTTCCACGCATGCATGGGAGGCATCGATTGCGGCAATCCGCAAAGATCGGGAGGCCTTTGAAGAGCTTCTCTCCAGGCCCGGAGCCGACCTATACAAGCCATTCCGCTGGGGTGAAGGGCAGAATCTTCTGCGCGAGGCACTGCTCACCGCCGATCACAACGCCTATCACGTTGGCGAGATTATTATGGTTCGCAGGCTTCTGGGTATCTGGCATAAGTAG
- the prfB gene encoding peptide chain release factor 2 (programmed frameshift) produces MLSDLEYTYSPVRDKVRDLREYLDAPRLRRELADIEEKTADPAVWADPARSQPLMRERKRIEAMLSDEAELARRFDDIEAYFELAREGEDTEADLAREIPALIEFSEKLESKTMLSEETDPLNAIVVVHPGAGGTESQDWAEMLMRMYIRWGERQNFKVEINEVQDGDEAGIKSATFTISGDFAYGLLSGETGVHRLVRISPFDSAKRRHTSFASVFVSPEIDDSIVIDIKPEDLRIDTYRSGGKGGQHVNTTDSAVRITHLPTGIVAGCQNERSQHKNKERAMKLLRSRLYEYELEKKKAATKKLEDSKLDIKFGSQIRSYVMQPYRMVKDLRTRVEVGDVDRVLDGDLEPFIRGYLKMRREGGVPAAVAVDDDL; encoded by the exons ATGCTTAGCGATCTGGAATACACGTACTCCCCGGTGCGCGACAAAGTTCGCGATCTGCGGGAGTATCTT GACGCGCCCCGCCTCCGTCGTGAACTAGCCGATATCGAAGAGAAGACCGCTGACCCTGCCGTCTGGGCCGATCCCGCGCGTTCGCAGCCGCTCATGCGCGAGCGCAAGCGCATCGAAGCCATGCTGTCCGATGAGGCCGAGCTCGCCCGCCGCTTCGATGACATCGAAGCCTACTTCGAGCTTGCCCGGGAGGGCGAAGATACCGAAGCCGACCTCGCAAGAGAGATCCCTGCCTTGATCGAATTCTCTGAGAAGCTCGAATCCAAGACCATGCTCTCCGAAGAGACCGACCCGCTCAACGCTATCGTGGTCGTCCATCCCGGCGCCGGCGGAACCGAGTCCCAGGACTGGGCCGAGATGCTGATGCGTATGTACATCCGTTGGGGCGAACGTCAGAACTTCAAGGTCGAGATCAACGAAGTGCAGGATGGCGACGAGGCCGGCATCAAATCCGCGACCTTCACCATCTCCGGCGATTTTGCCTACGGCCTGCTCTCGGGAGAGACCGGCGTCCATCGCCTCGTCCGCATCTCGCCGTTTGATTCCGCCAAGCGCCGCCATACCAGCTTCGCTTCCGTCTTCGTCTCGCCGGAGATCGACGACTCCATCGTCATCGACATCAAGCCCGAGGACCTTCGCATCGATACCTACCGCTCCGGCGGAAAGGGCGGTCAGCACGTCAACACGACCGACTCGGCCGTTCGCATCACCCATCTTCCCACCGGCATTGTCGCTGGCTGCCAGAATGAGCGCTCCCAGCACAAGAACAAAGAGAGGGCGATGAAGCTGCTCCGTTCGCGCTTGTACGAGTACGAACTGGAGAAGAAGAAGGCCGCCACCAAAAAGCTCGAAGACTCCAAGCTCGATATCAAGTTCGGCTCGCAGATCCGCAGCTACGTCATGCAGCCCTACCGCATGGTGAAGGACCTGCGGACCCGCGTCGAGGTTGGAGACGTCGACCGCGTTCTGGACGGAGACCTGGAACCCTTCATCCGCGGCTACCTCAAAATGCGTCGGGAGGGAGGCGTCCCGGCTGCGGTCGCAGTTGACGATGACCTTTAG